From Aurantimicrobium sp. INA4, one genomic window encodes:
- a CDS encoding NAD+ synthase has translation MPILRLALAQTNPRLGDFSHNSLHIVNTVRQAYDQGADLVAFGEMVLTGYPIEDLATRPDFLKESWAVLQRVANNIADSGAGSIPVLVGFPHGPIDEHENSAHSPSAIAYNSVAVLQDGRVIGIYNKHHLPNYSVFDEYRIFRPGHDAVVVHVAGADIALAICEDIWREGGPVAAIAEVKPSLLLVMNGSPFEREKDEVRLPLVQRRAEQVNAPVVYLNIVGGQDDLVFDGGSFVTNSSGKLLARAHQFVEQTLLMDIDLKESSSHGAQLGPGVVIIDAGNGHPQRSSRTPVQSEIAPQLEINEQIWDALVLGMRDYVEKNGFRSVILGLSGGIDSAVCAALAVDAIGPDRVFGVSMPSRYSSDHSRSDADDLAERLGIKIRTEAIADLVAPVENQLHLEGISAENLQARIRGIILMGLSNAEGHLVLTTGNKTEIAVGYSTIYGDSVGGFAPIRDVPKTLVWELAKWRNEHARQQGLTPPIPENSITKPPSAELRPGQVDQDTLPQYDVLDAILDSYITERVGRDVIIARGFEPSLVDRVINLVDRAEWKRRQGAIGPKISEMAFGRDRRLPVTFSRN, from the coding sequence GCACAATTCTTTACACATTGTTAACACAGTGAGACAGGCCTACGATCAGGGTGCTGATCTCGTCGCATTTGGAGAAATGGTCCTGACCGGGTACCCCATCGAAGATCTTGCTACCCGGCCAGATTTTTTGAAGGAATCATGGGCTGTATTGCAACGAGTTGCCAACAACATCGCAGATTCTGGAGCAGGCAGTATTCCTGTTCTCGTGGGCTTCCCGCACGGCCCCATAGATGAACACGAGAATTCAGCGCACTCCCCCTCAGCTATCGCATACAACTCGGTCGCAGTGTTGCAAGACGGCAGAGTTATCGGAATTTATAACAAGCACCACTTACCCAACTACTCCGTATTTGATGAATACAGAATCTTCCGTCCGGGCCACGATGCCGTGGTTGTGCACGTGGCCGGAGCAGATATCGCTTTGGCTATTTGTGAAGATATCTGGCGCGAAGGCGGACCTGTAGCTGCCATTGCAGAAGTTAAACCGAGCCTGCTGCTGGTTATGAACGGTTCACCCTTTGAACGAGAAAAGGACGAGGTTCGTCTTCCTCTGGTTCAACGCCGCGCAGAACAGGTCAATGCTCCGGTTGTCTACCTCAACATCGTGGGGGGGCAAGATGATCTGGTCTTCGATGGTGGAAGCTTTGTAACAAACTCTTCGGGAAAACTCCTGGCGCGTGCCCACCAATTCGTTGAACAAACCCTATTGATGGACATCGACCTCAAGGAATCTTCCAGCCATGGCGCTCAGCTCGGTCCAGGCGTTGTGATTATTGATGCCGGTAATGGTCACCCACAACGTTCGTCGCGAACACCTGTTCAGTCAGAAATAGCTCCACAGCTTGAAATCAACGAACAAATCTGGGACGCACTTGTTCTAGGGATGCGCGATTATGTGGAAAAGAATGGCTTCCGATCTGTCATCTTGGGCCTTTCTGGCGGAATTGATTCTGCGGTGTGTGCAGCACTTGCTGTGGATGCAATCGGACCAGATCGGGTCTTTGGCGTATCGATGCCTAGTCGATATTCCAGTGACCATTCCCGCTCTGATGCAGATGACTTAGCGGAGCGTTTAGGGATCAAAATTCGCACTGAAGCAATTGCCGATCTTGTTGCCCCTGTTGAAAACCAACTTCACCTAGAAGGGATTTCCGCCGAAAACCTCCAGGCACGTATTCGCGGAATCATTTTGATGGGTTTGAGTAATGCCGAAGGTCACCTGGTCCTCACCACAGGAAATAAAACTGAGATTGCCGTTGGATACAGCACCATTTACGGCGACAGTGTGGGAGGTTTTGCTCCCATCCGCGACGTGCCCAAAACTTTGGTCTGGGAGTTAGCAAAATGGCGAAATGAGCACGCCCGTCAACAAGGACTCACTCCGCCAATCCCAGAGAATTCGATTACAAAACCACCGTCGGCAGAATTGCGCCCAGGGCAGGTCGATCAGGACACCTTGCCCCAATATGACGTTCTTGATGCCATCCTTGATTCGTACATCACCGAACGCGTAGGTCGCGATGTCATCATTGCTCGTGGCTTTGAACCAAGTTTGGTTGACCGCGTAATTAATCTGGTTGACCGTGCAGAGTGGAAAAGACGCCAAGGCGCCATTGGTCCCAAGATTTCTGAGATGGCCTTTGGTAGAGACCGTAGGCTCCCCGTCACATTTTCGCGTAACTAG
- the panB gene encoding 3-methyl-2-oxobutanoate hydroxymethyltransferase: protein MSVHPDPTSDAVLKRVRTRHFAQAKANGIKITGLTSYDTLTAQIFDEAGIDFLLVGDSAGNTVLGYDSTLPVTVDELIPLTRAVALSAKRAFVIADMPFGSYEEGPEHALRTAMRFMKETHAHAVKLEGGIRSADQIRRIVESGIPVMGHVGFTPQSEHGLGGHMIQGRGEAADRVFADAKAVEAAGAFAVVLEMIPAELAARITAELSIPTISVGAGAHTDGQLLVWTDFAGLNPGRVPKFVKQYAQLGAVLSEAATSFKADVESGAYPGPEHSYQDD from the coding sequence ATGAGCGTTCACCCAGATCCCACCTCAGATGCCGTCCTGAAACGAGTTCGCACACGTCATTTTGCCCAGGCAAAAGCTAACGGCATCAAAATTACAGGGTTGACTAGCTATGACACTTTGACTGCACAAATCTTCGATGAAGCAGGTATTGATTTCCTCCTTGTCGGTGACTCTGCCGGAAACACTGTCTTGGGATATGACTCGACCCTTCCTGTAACGGTGGATGAACTCATTCCATTGACCCGTGCTGTTGCCTTGTCAGCTAAGCGTGCATTCGTGATTGCCGATATGCCTTTTGGGTCCTATGAGGAAGGTCCAGAACACGCACTTCGGACAGCAATGCGGTTCATGAAAGAAACGCATGCTCACGCGGTCAAACTCGAAGGTGGAATTCGCAGCGCTGATCAAATTCGTCGCATCGTGGAATCTGGCATCCCCGTCATGGGCCACGTTGGATTTACTCCGCAAAGTGAGCACGGTTTGGGCGGCCACATGATTCAAGGACGCGGTGAGGCAGCTGACCGTGTATTCGCAGACGCCAAAGCTGTTGAAGCAGCAGGTGCATTTGCTGTTGTCCTTGAAATGATTCCTGCAGAGCTTGCAGCGCGCATCACAGCCGAGCTAAGTATTCCCACCATCAGCGTGGGGGCAGGCGCTCATACAGACGGACAGCTTTTAGTTTGGACAGACTTTGCCGGCTTGAACCCGGGACGCGTTCCCAAGTTTGTTAAGCAATACGCTCAACTTGGTGCTGTCCTTAGCGAGGCAGCAACATCTTTCAAAGCTGATGTGGAATCAGGAGCCTACCCAGGCCCTGAGCACAGCTACCAGGACGACTAA
- the map gene encoding type I methionyl aminopeptidase: MPRDATGVLIPGVLSSERHVPSNIIRPPYVGKSTPPAHTTGDVYDAETIEKIRRAGKISSQALDLIGSVIKPGMTTDEIDQIGHDFVISHGAYPSTLGYRGYPKSLCTSVNEVICHGIPDDTVIQEGDLVNVDITSYLDGVHGDTNRTFIVGETSPEVRDLVERTHEALNRGIKAVAPGREVNVIGRAIESYAKRFGYGVVRDFTGHGVGTSFHSGLIIPHYDSAPLYNDIMEVGMVFTIEPMLTLGTHEWDMWADDWTVTTKDKSWTAQFEHTLVVTETGADILTLS, translated from the coding sequence ATGCCTAGAGATGCCACAGGGGTTCTTATTCCCGGAGTTTTGAGTTCAGAACGTCACGTTCCCTCAAACATTATTCGGCCTCCCTATGTAGGAAAATCCACGCCACCAGCCCACACAACAGGTGATGTGTATGACGCTGAGACGATTGAGAAAATTCGTCGCGCTGGAAAAATTTCTTCCCAAGCTTTAGATCTGATTGGTTCTGTTATCAAGCCCGGCATGACGACAGATGAGATAGACCAAATTGGTCATGATTTTGTGATCAGCCACGGCGCATATCCTTCAACCCTGGGATATCGCGGATATCCCAAATCGTTGTGTACCAGCGTGAACGAAGTCATTTGTCATGGCATCCCTGACGACACCGTTATCCAAGAAGGCGATCTCGTCAATGTGGACATCACGAGTTATCTCGATGGCGTTCATGGCGACACAAACAGAACATTTATCGTGGGAGAAACCTCACCTGAGGTTCGTGACTTAGTCGAAAGAACCCACGAAGCACTCAATCGCGGAATCAAGGCTGTTGCTCCGGGGCGCGAGGTCAATGTCATTGGAAGAGCAATCGAGTCATATGCCAAACGCTTTGGCTACGGAGTTGTTCGTGATTTCACCGGTCATGGTGTGGGCACTAGCTTCCATTCCGGCTTAATCATCCCCCACTATGACTCAGCTCCGCTGTATAACGACATCATGGAAGTGGGCATGGTTTTCACCATTGAACCCATGCTTACCCTCGGAACCCATGAGTGGGATATGTGGGCAGATGACTGGACGGTCACAACCAAAGACAAGTCATGGACTGCCCAGTTTGAACACACTCTCGTTGTCACCGAAACAGGTGCAGATATCTTGACCCTGTCCTAA
- a CDS encoding reverse transcriptase-like protein gives MPRQLIIEADGGSRGNPGIAAGGAVVIDGESQQVLATVGVYVGVATNNVAEYNGLLAGLIRAYEIDPGALVHVRMDSKLVVEQMSGRWKIKHPDMAHLASQAREVIGNKAVTYEWVPRLQNALADAAANKSMDLRESFQA, from the coding sequence ATGCCACGTCAACTCATTATTGAGGCAGATGGCGGTTCTCGGGGTAATCCCGGAATTGCTGCTGGTGGAGCAGTTGTTATTGATGGTGAAAGTCAGCAAGTACTCGCCACAGTAGGGGTGTACGTCGGAGTTGCTACCAACAATGTCGCGGAATACAACGGATTGCTTGCCGGCCTGATTCGTGCCTACGAAATTGACCCTGGTGCTCTCGTCCACGTTCGAATGGACTCTAAGCTCGTTGTTGAACAAATGTCGGGCCGATGGAAAATCAAACATCCCGATATGGCTCACTTGGCATCACAGGCCCGTGAGGTTATTGGGAACAAGGCTGTGACCTATGAGTGGGTTCCACGCCTTCAAAACGCTCTGGCCGATGCTGCAGCGAATAAATCAATGGATCTGCGCGAATCTTTTCAGGCCTGA
- a CDS encoding Nif3-like dinuclear metal center hexameric protein: MVTTLREVVDYAHTLWPLSGAEEWDAPGLVVGSLDHDVTRILLAVDAVSETVTQACDINADLLLTHHPLLMRSVTSVAEDRYKGHLVSKLIRSGVALLAAHTNADVVTDGVSDVLAQRVGLSNLKPLVPSSVEGTGIGRIGELSSPMTLGALAQHLASVLPHTAGGVKVSGDFNQEVSTVSLCGGAGDSLLSNPFVLSSDVYVTSDLRHHPAQEFREQALLGSGPALIDISHWAAEWLWLDVAGAQLKKAFPDIHIEVSDVRTDPWDFLVVQ, from the coding sequence ATCGTGACCACCCTTCGAGAAGTTGTTGACTACGCCCACACACTGTGGCCGCTATCTGGCGCAGAGGAGTGGGATGCGCCGGGACTTGTGGTTGGCTCCCTCGATCACGACGTCACACGAATTCTTCTCGCAGTTGATGCTGTATCCGAAACTGTTACTCAAGCCTGTGACATCAATGCCGACCTGTTACTGACCCACCACCCCTTGTTGATGCGCTCGGTAACCTCCGTAGCTGAGGATCGCTATAAAGGTCATTTGGTTTCGAAGCTCATTCGATCTGGTGTTGCATTGCTCGCAGCTCATACAAATGCAGACGTGGTCACTGACGGTGTCTCAGATGTCTTAGCCCAGCGAGTAGGGCTCAGTAACCTCAAACCTTTAGTTCCCTCCAGCGTGGAAGGAACCGGCATTGGTCGCATCGGAGAGCTATCTTCTCCCATGACGTTAGGTGCACTAGCTCAACACCTTGCATCTGTACTTCCTCACACTGCTGGTGGTGTGAAGGTTTCGGGAGATTTCAATCAGGAAGTTTCCACCGTTTCACTGTGTGGTGGTGCGGGAGATTCATTGCTTTCTAACCCCTTTGTGCTCAGTTCTGATGTGTACGTCACCTCAGATTTACGTCACCACCCAGCACAGGAATTCCGGGAACAAGCACTACTTGGTTCAGGCCCTGCGTTGATAGATATTTCACATTGGGCTGCTGAATGGTTATGGCTTGATGTCGCCGGTGCGCAATTGAAGAAGGCCTTCCCGGATATTCACATAGAAGTCTCGGATGTGAGAACAGACCCCTGGGATTTCCTCGTCGTACAGTAG
- a CDS encoding peroxiredoxin — protein sequence MALTVGAPAPDFTLKNQFGEEISLSQFRGVKPVVLVFYPLAFTGICTGELCELRDNISVFKTNGVELLAISVDSKDTLRVFSEKENYDFSLLSDMWPHGEVAMKYGVFLEDKGFANRGTFVIDKDGNLAGQFVTAPGQPRDFASYKELVENL from the coding sequence ATGGCACTTACCGTAGGAGCACCCGCACCCGATTTCACACTGAAGAATCAATTTGGTGAGGAAATTTCCCTCTCACAGTTCCGTGGGGTGAAACCCGTCGTTTTAGTGTTCTACCCACTTGCGTTCACGGGCATCTGCACCGGCGAACTCTGTGAACTGCGTGACAACATCTCTGTGTTTAAGACCAACGGCGTTGAACTTCTTGCTATTTCAGTTGATTCGAAGGACACTCTTCGCGTTTTCTCTGAGAAAGAAAACTACGATTTCTCGCTTCTTTCAGATATGTGGCCTCATGGTGAAGTTGCCATGAAATACGGAGTTTTCCTTGAGGACAAGGGCTTTGCGAACCGAGGAACCTTCGTTATCGACAAAGACGGAAACCTCGCTGGACAGTTTGTCACTGCTCCTGGACAGCCTCGTGATTTCGCCTCGTACAAAGAGCTCGTAGAAAACCTGTAA
- the aceE gene encoding pyruvate dehydrogenase (acetyl-transferring), homodimeric type, producing the protein MTVNDQDPYSVTNYDADPQETAEWKESLDAVVEAQGHERGREIMLSLLRRSKELHLGVPMVPTTDYLNTIAPENEPAFPGDEETERRYRAWIRWNAAMIVHRAQRPGIGVGGHISSYASSSSLYEVGFNHFFRGQDHPGGGDQIFVQGHASPGVYARAFLEGRLNENQLDGFRQEKSHAGGGLSSYPHPRLMPDFWQFPTVSMGLGPINAIYQAQLNRYLTNRGIKDASDQQVWAFLGDGEMDEVESRGQLQVAANEGLDNLNFVINCNLQRLDGPVRGNGKIIQELESFFCGAGWNVIKVIWGREWDSLLANDHDGALRTLMNVTPDGDFQTYKTEDGAFVRENFFARDPRALKLVEHMSDDDVWKLKRGGHDYNKVYAAFKAASEHKGQPTVILAHTIKGYGLGKHFEGRNATHQMKKMKLDDLKLMRDFLKIPISDAVLEENPYMPPYYKPEDNDPRLQYMHERRRELGGYLPERRTKYTQIPLPEPKTYEIAAKGSGVQEVATTMGFVRLLKDMIKDKEFGPRIVPIIPDEARTFGMDAFFPNAKIYNPNGQHYMSVDRDLLLAYKEDPAGTILHVGINEAGALAAFTAVGSSYSTQGEILIPIYVFYSMFGFQRTGDALWLAGDQMVRGFVIGATAGRTTLTGEGLQHADGHSPILAATNPAVVTYDPAYTYEIGHIMRDGLQRMYGGTHPDPNVMYYLTVYNEPIVQPVEPEGLDVEGVLRGIYRLQQNDMPGTKAQLLASGVAVPWALEAQKLLAEDWNISADVWSVTSWSELRRDGVAADHFNMMNPESPAQVPYVTQKLSGAEGPFVAVTDYNHMVPDMIRPYVPGDYVTLGADGFGFSDTRAAARRFFTIDGPSIVVRTLEQLAKQGKVDHGVIRQAIEKYRLYDVTAGTTGSTGGES; encoded by the coding sequence GTGACGGTTAACGACCAAGATCCATATTCGGTCACTAACTATGACGCAGATCCCCAAGAAACTGCCGAATGGAAAGAATCTCTTGATGCGGTAGTCGAGGCTCAGGGACACGAACGTGGTCGCGAGATCATGCTCAGCCTCTTGCGTCGCTCCAAGGAACTTCACCTGGGCGTGCCCATGGTTCCAACAACGGATTACCTCAACACCATTGCCCCTGAGAATGAACCTGCATTCCCCGGCGATGAAGAAACAGAACGTCGTTACCGCGCCTGGATTCGCTGGAACGCCGCCATGATTGTGCACCGTGCACAGCGTCCAGGTATTGGTGTGGGCGGCCACATCTCTAGCTACGCCTCCTCTTCTTCTCTCTACGAAGTTGGTTTCAACCACTTCTTCCGCGGTCAAGATCACCCCGGCGGTGGAGACCAAATCTTTGTGCAGGGGCACGCATCCCCCGGTGTGTACGCCCGTGCATTCCTTGAGGGACGCCTGAACGAAAACCAACTTGATGGTTTCCGCCAGGAAAAGTCTCACGCCGGCGGAGGACTATCCTCGTACCCACACCCTCGCCTGATGCCTGATTTCTGGCAATTCCCCACCGTGTCGATGGGTCTTGGCCCTATCAACGCGATTTACCAGGCACAGCTCAACCGCTACCTCACCAACCGTGGCATCAAGGATGCTTCTGACCAGCAGGTCTGGGCATTCCTCGGTGATGGTGAAATGGACGAGGTCGAATCACGCGGCCAGCTCCAGGTGGCCGCCAACGAGGGACTCGACAACCTCAACTTCGTGATCAACTGCAACTTGCAGCGTCTCGATGGCCCTGTGCGCGGTAACGGAAAGATCATTCAGGAACTCGAAAGCTTCTTCTGTGGTGCTGGATGGAACGTCATTAAGGTCATCTGGGGTCGTGAATGGGATTCACTCCTGGCAAATGACCATGACGGTGCCTTGCGCACACTGATGAACGTCACCCCCGATGGTGACTTCCAGACTTATAAGACTGAAGATGGCGCATTCGTTCGCGAGAACTTCTTCGCTCGTGACCCTCGTGCACTCAAGCTCGTAGAACACATGAGCGATGATGACGTCTGGAAGCTCAAGCGCGGTGGCCACGACTACAACAAGGTTTACGCTGCATTCAAGGCTGCTTCAGAGCACAAGGGACAGCCCACCGTTATATTGGCTCACACAATCAAGGGTTACGGTCTCGGAAAACACTTCGAGGGACGCAACGCAACCCACCAAATGAAGAAGATGAAGCTTGATGACCTCAAGCTCATGCGTGACTTCCTCAAGATCCCCATCAGCGATGCGGTTCTGGAAGAAAACCCCTACATGCCTCCTTACTACAAGCCCGAAGACAACGACCCTCGCTTGCAGTACATGCATGAACGTCGTCGTGAACTCGGTGGATACCTCCCAGAGCGTCGCACCAAATACACACAAATCCCATTGCCAGAACCCAAGACCTACGAGATTGCGGCAAAGGGTTCCGGTGTCCAGGAAGTGGCTACCACGATGGGATTTGTCCGCCTCCTCAAAGACATGATCAAGGACAAAGAATTTGGTCCTCGCATCGTGCCTATCATCCCCGACGAGGCACGCACCTTTGGTATGGACGCATTCTTCCCGAATGCCAAGATTTACAACCCCAACGGTCAGCACTATATGTCTGTTGACCGTGATCTCCTTCTTGCCTACAAAGAAGACCCCGCAGGAACCATCCTTCACGTAGGTATCAACGAAGCTGGCGCTCTTGCAGCGTTCACCGCAGTGGGTAGCTCGTATTCCACACAGGGTGAAATCCTCATTCCCATCTACGTCTTCTACTCGATGTTTGGATTCCAGCGCACAGGCGACGCTTTGTGGCTTGCTGGTGATCAGATGGTCCGAGGCTTCGTTATCGGCGCAACTGCAGGTCGCACCACACTGACCGGTGAGGGACTCCAGCACGCTGACGGACACTCGCCAATTCTTGCTGCGACAAACCCCGCAGTGGTGACCTATGACCCTGCCTATACCTATGAGATCGGACACATCATGCGTGATGGTCTGCAGCGTATGTATGGTGGCACTCACCCAGACCCCAACGTGATGTACTACCTCACGGTGTACAACGAGCCCATCGTTCAGCCAGTTGAGCCAGAAGGTCTCGATGTAGAAGGCGTTCTGCGTGGAATTTACCGTTTGCAACAAAACGACATGCCCGGAACTAAGGCTCAACTCTTGGCTTCTGGCGTGGCTGTTCCCTGGGCTCTTGAAGCTCAGAAGCTGCTTGCTGAAGACTGGAACATCTCTGCTGATGTATGGTCCGTCACCTCGTGGAGTGAGCTTCGCCGAGATGGTGTTGCCGCAGACCACTTCAACATGATGAATCCAGAGTCGCCAGCACAGGTTCCCTACGTTACCCAGAAGCTCTCTGGTGCCGAAGGTCCATTCGTTGCTGTTACTGATTACAACCACATGGTTCCGGACATGATTCGCCCCTACGTTCCAGGTGATTATGTAACCTTGGGCGCTGACGGGTTCGGATTCAGTGATACCCGTGCCGCTGCGCGTCGTTTCTTCACCATTGATGGGCCTTCCATTGTGGTTCGCACTCTCGAGCAGCTTGCGAAGCAGGGCAAGGTTGATCACGGTGTGATTCGCCAGGCCATTGAGAAGTACCGTCTCTATGACGTCACAGCAGGTACAACCGGATCTACTGGCGGCGAAAGCTAA
- a CDS encoding helix-turn-helix domain-containing protein, whose product MAAQRSKAETLAWLRTISGELSTLTVKRLEDTLPWYRDMPPGRRSAVGLVAQNGITSFITWFDDPSTTPWIASDVFGGAPRELLRSVTLQQTLQLIRCTVEVVEERIKGHGEELREAILLYSREIAFAAADVYARAAEARGLWDARLEALVVDSILSGEYDDELPSRIAALGWQGRGEVCVVVGRSPRILDVDKLRRTARHLHADILIGVQGNRLVVVIGRAEPLEDDKEHSTMSFMEITKNLEEDFGEGHLVVGPEVPSLVDAVSSARAALAGYSVASSWRGATRPIAADDLLPERALAGDPLARATLIERIYLPLSDQSAELLTTLQSYLENGRSLEATARDLFVHPNTVRYRLKRVTEVIGWDATGPREAMILQCALILGSIKSPVPKQRKTLRNVPQN is encoded by the coding sequence ATGGCTGCACAACGGTCCAAAGCAGAAACACTTGCTTGGCTCAGAACAATATCTGGAGAGCTTTCCACCTTGACGGTGAAAAGGCTTGAGGACACCCTTCCGTGGTATCGGGACATGCCCCCTGGACGTCGTTCTGCTGTCGGCCTTGTCGCACAAAACGGAATTACTTCCTTCATTACCTGGTTTGATGACCCCTCAACCACGCCGTGGATTGCATCAGATGTGTTTGGTGGAGCTCCGCGTGAGTTGTTACGTTCAGTAACCCTGCAACAAACTCTCCAACTCATTCGTTGCACCGTGGAGGTCGTGGAAGAACGCATTAAAGGCCACGGCGAAGAATTGCGCGAAGCAATCTTGTTGTATTCGCGTGAGATCGCTTTCGCAGCGGCTGATGTGTATGCCCGCGCAGCAGAAGCACGTGGTCTGTGGGATGCCCGCCTGGAAGCGCTCGTCGTCGACAGTATTCTCTCGGGAGAATATGACGACGAATTGCCCAGCAGAATTGCAGCCCTGGGCTGGCAAGGTCGCGGTGAAGTGTGTGTTGTTGTGGGCCGCTCCCCTCGCATTCTTGACGTCGACAAACTTCGTCGAACCGCTCGACACCTCCATGCAGACATTCTCATAGGTGTTCAAGGAAACCGGCTGGTTGTTGTGATTGGCCGTGCTGAGCCTCTCGAGGATGACAAAGAACACTCCACGATGAGCTTCATGGAGATTACAAAAAACCTTGAAGAAGATTTTGGAGAAGGCCACTTAGTAGTGGGACCTGAAGTTCCTTCATTAGTGGATGCTGTTTCTTCTGCACGAGCAGCTTTAGCCGGATATTCTGTCGCCAGCTCGTGGCGGGGAGCAACTAGACCTATCGCCGCGGATGATTTACTTCCTGAACGCGCACTTGCTGGTGATCCCCTTGCCCGGGCAACACTCATCGAGCGAATTTACCTACCGCTAAGTGATCAGTCAGCTGAACTGCTCACCACGTTGCAGAGCTACTTAGAGAACGGTCGCAGCCTCGAGGCAACTGCGCGAGATCTCTTTGTTCACCCCAACACTGTTCGATATCGCCTCAAGCGCGTAACTGAAGTGATTGGTTGGGATGCAACCGGCCCACGCGAAGCAATGATTTTGCAATGTGCATTGATTTTGGGCTCAATCAAGAGCCCCGTACCAAAGCAACGCAAAACACTCAGAAACGTTCCTCAGAACTAG
- a CDS encoding ACP S-malonyltransferase, which translates to MIVVVCPGQGSQTPGFLEPWIADPQAKALLETLSDAADVDLVKHGTVSDADTIRDTSIAQPLIVAAGILTLDALSESDHLAKTSGIAGHSVGEFTAAAGAGVLDATDAVRLVGIRGRAMADVAALIPTGMSAVIGGDESEILAKLELLGLFPANYNGGGQLVVAGELTALATLAEEPPAGTRVIPLQVAGAFHTSYMLDAVETLREAAAEVNTNDPMKTLWTNKDGSVVAKGDAFRDLLVGQVSSPVRWDKCMDSFAAAGVSGIIEIAPAGALVGLAKRALKGVPTVAIKTPEDLAAARELIDSVA; encoded by the coding sequence GTGATAGTTGTTGTCTGCCCTGGTCAGGGCTCTCAGACTCCCGGATTCCTAGAACCCTGGATTGCTGATCCTCAAGCCAAAGCCCTACTTGAAACCCTCTCTGATGCGGCAGATGTCGATCTGGTCAAACATGGCACCGTCAGTGATGCCGACACCATCCGTGACACCTCTATTGCCCAGCCGCTCATCGTTGCCGCTGGAATCCTGACCCTGGATGCCCTTTCTGAAAGCGACCACCTCGCAAAAACCTCGGGGATTGCAGGTCACTCGGTGGGTGAATTCACCGCAGCGGCCGGTGCTGGAGTGCTGGATGCAACCGATGCTGTTCGCTTGGTTGGTATTCGCGGTCGCGCCATGGCTGATGTTGCCGCGCTCATTCCTACTGGCATGAGCGCCGTTATTGGCGGTGACGAATCCGAGATTCTTGCAAAGCTTGAGCTGCTGGGACTTTTCCCTGCCAATTACAACGGCGGCGGACAGCTGGTCGTTGCAGGTGAGCTCACTGCACTAGCGACGCTCGCAGAAGAGCCCCCCGCAGGAACGCGAGTTATTCCACTGCAGGTCGCCGGTGCCTTCCACACCAGCTACATGCTCGATGCCGTTGAAACTCTGCGCGAAGCGGCCGCAGAGGTCAACACCAACGACCCCATGAAAACGTTGTGGACCAACAAAGATGGTTCTGTTGTGGCCAAGGGTGATGCTTTCCGCGACTTACTCGTCGGACAGGTTTCTTCCCCCGTGCGTTGGGACAAGTGCATGGACAGCTTCGCCGCAGCTGGGGTGAGCGGAATTATCGAAATCGCCCCTGCAGGTGCTTTGGTTGGTCTGGCCAAGCGTGCTCTCAAAGGCGTTCCTACTGTGGCAATTAAGACTCCCGAAGATCTTGCGGCCGCCCGCGAACTGATTGACTCTGTCGCCTAA